A window from uncultured Desulfobacter sp. encodes these proteins:
- a CDS encoding Crp/Fnr family transcriptional regulator has translation MQLNKESDPYLFKTLLSHHYKNFIQYGINRHMPPKTYLFHEGEPAIRCYLVVEGCLKLSKLNAQGREIILRYISSGEMTATPIVLKDGIYPVTAQAIKDTEVISWDRNGFLEIVQKCPEITLDLISLLFERMESLQQRYLDICSEQAPLRIAKFMINLMANTGRKKGNKVYIDIPLSRQNIADHIGASMFTVSRTLSAWEKNGWVKSSRESITIIDPGALETFANQ, from the coding sequence TTGCAATTAAATAAAGAATCAGATCCTTATCTTTTTAAGACACTGCTTTCCCACCATTATAAGAATTTTATTCAATATGGTATAAACAGGCACATGCCGCCCAAGACGTATCTGTTCCATGAAGGGGAGCCTGCCATAAGGTGCTATCTGGTGGTTGAAGGGTGCCTGAAGCTGTCAAAACTTAATGCCCAGGGCCGGGAAATTATTCTTCGCTATATCTCTTCCGGGGAAATGACGGCCACCCCCATTGTTCTTAAAGACGGCATTTATCCGGTGACGGCCCAGGCAATCAAAGATACGGAAGTCATCTCCTGGGACAGAAACGGGTTTCTTGAAATTGTTCAAAAATGTCCTGAAATCACGTTGGACTTGATCTCTCTGCTTTTCGAACGTATGGAGTCCCTGCAGCAACGTTACCTGGACATATGTTCGGAACAGGCACCCCTGCGCATCGCAAAATTCATGATCAACCTGATGGCTAACACTGGCCGCAAAAAGGGAAACAAAGTGTACATTGATATTCCCCTGAGCCGACAGAATATTGCGGACCATATCGGTGCCTCTATGTTTACAGTCAGCCGCACGTTAAGTGCCTGGGAAAAAAATGGCTGGGTAAAATCATCCCGTGAAAGCATCACCATTATTGACCCCGGTGCATTGGAAACTTTTGCAAATCAATAA
- a CDS encoding HPP family protein, translating into MIPLFKKMAGGGQRPPKVNSSEILWSWAGAFLGITPVAYLNYNLLSGSDFVYIIGSFGASAVLVYGAVRSPLAQPRNLIGGHLLSAFVGVACWQLFHPLPWFAAAFSVATSIALMHATQTLHPPGGATALIAVIGSEKIHEIGFWYMLIPVGSGVIIMLIVALVINNLATRRKYPEYWF; encoded by the coding sequence ATGATACCTCTTTTTAAAAAAATGGCCGGCGGCGGGCAGCGTCCACCCAAAGTAAACTCAAGCGAGATACTTTGGTCCTGGGCAGGGGCTTTTCTGGGGATCACCCCGGTGGCCTATTTGAATTACAATCTCTTATCCGGAAGTGATTTTGTTTATATCATCGGCTCATTCGGCGCGTCAGCGGTGCTGGTCTATGGTGCCGTCAGAAGTCCTTTGGCCCAGCCCAGAAACCTCATTGGCGGCCATCTGCTTTCTGCCTTTGTGGGCGTAGCCTGTTGGCAGCTTTTCCATCCCCTCCCATGGTTTGCGGCAGCCTTTTCCGTTGCAACGTCTATTGCCCTGATGCATGCTACCCAGACCCTTCATCCCCCTGGTGGGGCCACGGCCCTGATCGCTGTGATCGGCAGCGAGAAAATACACGAAATAGGCTTCTGGTACATGCTGATCCCCGTAGGGAGTGGCGTGATAATCATGTTGATTGTTGCCCTGGTCATCAACAATTTGGCCACTAGAAGAAAATACCCCGAATACTGGTTTTAA
- a CDS encoding multiheme c-type cytochrome has translation MNKKHFFVMGALVTVFLAHWTQAAFARTNAASECIRCHRTLNPSLVKDWELSSMAVSGMECTQCHGSAHTNETDSKKAVMPNIKVCGTCHTTQAKRFTMGKHGKAEAALSISAMGKKVKAQASGVFDKSCATCHNSISKDGGQCNACHGSHRFSAREARKPEACLPCHMGNHPQYEAYGNSRHGALYRARGLDGSVPTCATCHMPDGDHMVKTSWGFFGVRGEEPDPQISADQETVKGAVEMLGPILAPDSFRPDMAEWTEHRNKMVEICSQCHAKSRVRENLAACDDIVAQANHLAAGFIKSADKLKEQGILDQKEYFWLIRDKMHAQRMGMYISAFHQSPEGVLLELIHFKRATMAVQKQQSEKIDLK, from the coding sequence ATGAATAAAAAGCATTTTTTTGTAATGGGGGCGCTGGTAACGGTATTTCTTGCCCATTGGACACAGGCGGCCTTTGCCCGGACCAATGCCGCCAGTGAGTGCATCCGGTGCCACCGGACGCTCAACCCCTCCCTGGTTAAAGATTGGGAGCTGTCCAGTATGGCGGTATCGGGTATGGAATGCACCCAGTGTCACGGTTCGGCACACACCAATGAGACCGATTCAAAAAAAGCTGTCATGCCGAATATCAAGGTGTGTGGTACTTGCCACACAACTCAGGCAAAGCGGTTTACCATGGGCAAACACGGCAAAGCCGAAGCCGCATTGTCCATCTCCGCCATGGGGAAAAAGGTAAAGGCCCAGGCTTCTGGTGTTTTTGATAAATCCTGCGCAACCTGCCACAACAGCATCAGTAAGGACGGAGGTCAGTGCAACGCCTGCCACGGAAGCCACAGGTTCTCCGCCCGGGAAGCGCGCAAACCCGAAGCCTGTCTTCCCTGCCACATGGGCAATCACCCCCAGTATGAAGCCTATGGAAATTCAAGGCACGGCGCCTTATACCGCGCCCGGGGGCTGGACGGTAGTGTTCCCACATGTGCGACCTGCCATATGCCCGATGGGGATCACATGGTCAAAACCAGTTGGGGCTTTTTTGGGGTTCGGGGCGAAGAACCTGATCCACAGATTTCCGCCGACCAGGAGACCGTCAAAGGGGCAGTGGAAATGCTCGGTCCGATTCTGGCTCCGGACAGCTTCAGGCCTGATATGGCAGAATGGACCGAACATCGAAATAAGATGGTAGAGATCTGCAGCCAATGCCATGCCAAATCCCGGGTCCGGGAAAATTTGGCCGCCTGTGACGATATTGTTGCCCAAGCCAATCACCTGGCCGCCGGATTTATTAAGTCTGCGGACAAACTTAAAGAACAAGGTATTTTGGATCAAAAGGAATATTTTTGGCTTATTCGGGACAAGATGCACGCCCAGCGGATGGGCATGTATATCAGTGCATTTCATCAGTCTCCAGAAGGTGTCCTTTTGGAGCTGATCCATTTCAAGCGGGCCACGATGGCGGTTCAAAAGCAGCAGTCTGAAAAAATAGACTTAAAATAG
- a CDS encoding type 1 glutamine amidotransferase, protein MRVHYLQHVPFEDLGMMSPALIAGGHQLTGTQFFKPCALPSVDDFDCLIVMGGPMGVNDEVACPWLYEEKQLIEQSVRYNKKILGICLGAQLIAQVMGADVYKNKYREIGWFDIEVCEEINDTILAGVFPQQAGVFHWHGDTFDIPKGAVHIAKSEACLNQGFVFENHIIGFQFHLESTQQTIENLVLNCKDEIDGSKYVQSETEILSMKRNFSHSNNIMNGVLDSLAR, encoded by the coding sequence ATGAGAGTTCATTATCTGCAACATGTCCCATTTGAAGATCTTGGCATGATGAGCCCGGCATTAATAGCCGGCGGCCATCAGTTAACAGGAACTCAGTTTTTTAAACCCTGCGCTCTCCCGTCAGTTGACGATTTTGACTGTTTGATTGTTATGGGAGGACCCATGGGGGTAAATGACGAAGTTGCATGTCCCTGGCTCTATGAAGAAAAACAATTAATTGAGCAGTCCGTCAGGTACAACAAAAAGATTCTGGGAATCTGCCTGGGAGCCCAATTAATTGCCCAGGTGATGGGGGCCGATGTTTATAAAAATAAATATAGGGAGATCGGTTGGTTTGACATAGAAGTCTGCGAAGAAATCAATGATACTATTCTGGCCGGCGTTTTTCCCCAGCAGGCAGGAGTTTTCCATTGGCATGGGGATACGTTTGATATTCCAAAAGGAGCGGTACACATTGCAAAAAGTGAAGCCTGTCTAAACCAGGGCTTTGTTTTCGAAAATCATATTATTGGATTTCAATTCCATCTGGAATCTACACAGCAGACTATCGAAAACCTGGTTCTGAACTGTAAAGACGAAATTGATGGATCAAAATACGTTCAATCGGAAACAGAAATTTTATCAATGAAGCGTAATTTTTCACACAGCAATAATATCATGAATGGTGTTCTGGATTCATTGGCCAGGTAA
- the hcp gene encoding hydroxylamine reductase: protein MFCFQCQETAKNQGCTINGMCGKKGSTANLQDLLIYNLKGIAVLAQTAKAAGIDVPASNGKFIAEGLFTTITNVNFNDDDLVNWINRAQAVKKTLFDSVKDKVGTNLHDCVTWFSNDPSEFAAKAEAVGVLSTENEDVRSLRELLVIGLKGICAYADHAAVLGVTKDEIWDFLYEALNSTTQDLSVDEMVAMVMKAGETAVTTMAALDQANTQAYGNPEITEVNIGVGTKPGILISGHDLKDMEELLEQTKGTGVDVYTHGEMLPANYYPAFKKYDHLKGNYGGSWWHQNEDFETFNGPILMTTNCIIPIKKKNTYQDKLFTTGVVSYPDTTHIPDRTNGGTKDFSKIVALAKTCQSPTEIETGMIVGGFAHNQVLALADKVVEAIKSGAIKRFIVMAGCDGRQKDRNYFTEVAEKLPKDAVILTAGCAKYRYNKLNLGDIGGIPRVLDAGQCNDSYSLAVIAMKLRDAFGLDHINELPISFDIGWYEQKAVAVLLALLHLGVKGIRLGPTLPAFVSPTVLNVLVENFDIKPIGDVDADIAAMMAGN from the coding sequence ATGTTTTGTTTTCAATGTCAGGAAACCGCTAAAAATCAGGGATGTACCATTAACGGAATGTGTGGCAAAAAAGGAAGCACGGCAAATCTTCAGGATCTTTTAATTTATAATTTAAAAGGGATTGCAGTCCTTGCACAGACAGCAAAAGCGGCAGGGATTGATGTCCCGGCATCCAACGGTAAATTTATTGCCGAAGGACTTTTCACAACCATCACAAATGTCAATTTCAATGATGACGATCTTGTGAACTGGATCAACCGTGCCCAGGCTGTTAAAAAGACCTTGTTTGATAGTGTTAAAGATAAAGTCGGAACCAATCTTCATGACTGTGTAACCTGGTTTTCTAATGATCCTTCCGAATTTGCAGCCAAGGCAGAAGCCGTTGGTGTACTTTCAACTGAAAATGAAGATGTTAGATCTCTTCGGGAGCTTCTGGTTATCGGTCTGAAAGGTATCTGTGCATATGCGGACCATGCTGCGGTACTCGGTGTCACTAAAGATGAAATCTGGGATTTTCTGTATGAGGCATTAAACTCTACCACCCAGGATCTGAGCGTTGATGAAATGGTCGCCATGGTTATGAAAGCCGGTGAAACAGCTGTGACAACAATGGCTGCTTTGGACCAGGCCAATACCCAGGCCTATGGAAACCCGGAGATAACAGAAGTCAACATCGGTGTGGGGACAAAACCTGGAATCCTGATTTCGGGCCACGATCTCAAAGATATGGAGGAACTGCTGGAGCAGACAAAAGGTACGGGCGTTGATGTATACACCCACGGCGAAATGCTGCCGGCCAATTATTATCCTGCATTTAAAAAATATGATCATCTGAAAGGCAATTACGGCGGCTCCTGGTGGCACCAGAATGAAGATTTTGAAACATTTAACGGCCCCATCCTGATGACGACCAACTGCATTATTCCCATTAAAAAGAAAAATACGTATCAGGATAAACTTTTTACGACTGGGGTCGTCTCCTATCCAGACACAACCCATATTCCGGATAGGACCAATGGCGGTACCAAAGATTTTTCAAAAATTGTAGCGTTGGCAAAAACCTGTCAATCGCCCACTGAGATAGAAACAGGTATGATCGTTGGCGGATTTGCACATAACCAGGTACTGGCCCTGGCCGATAAGGTGGTTGAGGCAATTAAATCAGGTGCCATCAAACGCTTCATTGTCATGGCCGGATGCGATGGCCGCCAAAAAGACCGCAACTATTTTACTGAAGTAGCTGAAAAATTACCCAAAGATGCCGTGATCCTCACGGCCGGGTGTGCAAAATACAGATACAATAAACTCAATTTGGGCGATATCGGAGGAATCCCACGGGTGCTGGACGCAGGACAGTGCAACGACTCATACTCACTGGCTGTGATCGCCATGAAACTACGGGATGCATTCGGGCTGGATCATATTAATGAACTTCCCATATCCTTTGATATCGGTTGGTATGAACAAAAAGCTGTAGCGGTTCTATTGGCATTGTTGCACCTGGGCGTAAAGGGTATTCGTTTAGGTCCCACGCTGCCCGCATTTGTATCACCCACAGTGTTGAATGTCCTAGTTGAAAACTTTGACATCAAACCCATTGGTGACGTTGATGCTGATATTGCAGCTATGATGGCAGGTAATTAG
- a CDS encoding cupin, giving the protein MKVLKLTDTNEFTPGAMKRFFLVQTSEFFKIINFNLDAGVTFPVHSHDLDGELSIQVLEGKGWFLGENDTKIPANKGDILISEIREPHGIMADTQMRIIVTIAPPI; this is encoded by the coding sequence ATGAAAGTTTTAAAACTCACAGACACCAACGAGTTTACCCCTGGAGCGATGAAGAGATTTTTTTTAGTTCAAACTTCAGAGTTTTTCAAAATTATCAATTTCAATCTGGATGCCGGTGTGACGTTCCCGGTTCATTCCCACGATCTGGATGGGGAATTGTCCATCCAGGTTCTTGAGGGAAAGGGATGGTTTCTGGGGGAGAACGATACCAAGATTCCAGCCAATAAGGGGGATATCCTGATTTCGGAAATCAGGGAACCCCATGGTATAATGGCAGACACCCAAATGCGGATCATTGTCACCATTGCACCTCCAATTTGA
- a CDS encoding 4Fe-4S dicluster domain-containing protein — MKWTRDAEKEISKVPFFVRKKVRKRVETEAAERGDAKVLLDHVHASRKHFLSNMESEIKGYQIEACFNQGGCPNSCIEKNTLMTRLEALLEAEDLLGFLRKNVPGKLRFHHEFRISISHCPNACSQPQIKDIGIIAAMYPRTEEILCSGCLSCVNVCKEKAVALSNTPFPLINTQTCLGCGACVRACPEGCILAGESGYRVLLGGRLGRHPRLARELPHLFTEDQVLEVVRACLAYYKEYSGAGQRFSVLLGDDDIPREILQTVLPQ; from the coding sequence ATGAAGTGGACTCGGGATGCCGAAAAAGAAATATCAAAAGTTCCATTTTTTGTGAGAAAGAAAGTTCGGAAGCGGGTTGAAACGGAGGCAGCCGAACGCGGAGACGCCAAAGTTTTATTGGATCATGTCCATGCATCACGCAAACACTTTTTGTCCAACATGGAATCGGAAATTAAAGGATATCAGATAGAGGCTTGTTTCAACCAAGGGGGGTGCCCCAATAGTTGCATTGAAAAAAATACTTTAATGACGCGGCTTGAAGCCCTGCTTGAGGCAGAAGACCTTTTAGGATTTCTAAGGAAAAACGTTCCGGGCAAGCTCAGATTCCATCATGAATTTCGGATCAGCATTTCCCACTGCCCCAATGCTTGTTCCCAGCCACAGATAAAGGATATTGGTATCATTGCCGCCATGTATCCCAGAACGGAAGAAATCCTATGCAGCGGATGTTTGTCTTGTGTTAATGTCTGCAAGGAAAAAGCGGTTGCCCTGTCTAATACTCCTTTCCCCCTAATTAACACCCAGACCTGCCTTGGCTGTGGTGCCTGTGTTCGCGCCTGCCCCGAAGGGTGCATCCTGGCTGGAGAGAGTGGATACCGTGTTTTACTCGGTGGCCGGTTAGGCCGCCATCCCAGGCTTGCCCGTGAGCTGCCACACCTCTTTACCGAAGATCAGGTTCTTGAAGTGGTAAGGGCCTGCCTGGCGTACTACAAAGAGTACAGCGGGGCAGGCCAAAGGTTTTCCGTCCTACTGGGCGATGACGATATCCCCCGGGAGATTCTTCAAACTGTTCTGCCGCAGTAA
- a CDS encoding CBS domain-containing protein: MNFSRINECFQTITDQDVLEAMKEIPGYLDITPSDFIEVYRIAFEHAVNRITTAILAEHVMTRKVVSVFEDAPLLEAACRMRDHDISGVPVLNEQGAVTGVISEKDFLSRMTEKKAPSFMQVLIQCMDDSRCLARPLKALKARDIMSSPPVTVHKSLRLLDVANLMDRKNINRVPVCGDNNIPIGIIARSDLVQAMC, encoded by the coding sequence ATGAACTTCAGCCGTATCAATGAGTGCTTTCAGACTATCACAGACCAGGATGTACTGGAGGCGATGAAGGAAATTCCTGGATATCTGGATATCACGCCGTCTGACTTTATAGAGGTATACCGGATTGCTTTTGAACATGCGGTTAACCGTATTACGACTGCCATTTTAGCAGAACATGTGATGACTCGAAAGGTTGTTTCCGTTTTTGAAGACGCACCGCTTTTAGAAGCCGCCTGCAGGATGCGGGATCACGATATTTCCGGTGTTCCGGTGCTCAATGAACAGGGTGCCGTAACCGGTGTCATATCTGAAAAAGATTTTCTGTCCAGAATGACTGAAAAAAAAGCCCCGTCGTTCATGCAGGTGCTGATTCAGTGTATGGATGACAGCCGTTGTCTTGCCCGGCCCCTAAAAGCACTGAAGGCCCGAGACATCATGTCTTCTCCGCCGGTGACTGTCCACAAAAGTCTCAGGTTGCTGGACGTGGCCAACCTTATGGATCGGAAAAATATTAACCGGGTCCCGGTGTGTGGGGATAACAACATTCCGATAGGGATAATTGCCCGGTCAGATCTTGTCCAGGCCATGTGCTGA
- a CDS encoding TonB-dependent receptor — MKIKMTACLYAAILISMASGAALAAKVVQEENLVVTATKTEKEVDGITASVDVITAQDIKMMGASTLKNIIEKTPGLTLQYGQFAHASSKSKSTISIRGMGGNGTLLLIDGRRIAGETQSTYEMDRIPAGMIERIEIVKGPMSTLYGSDALGGVINIITKKAGRKKFAMDMDISTGMNDQGDAESYKAGINARGRVGKVGYSLYTNYNKTRPYTKPETYSSKALNPKTSMPVTSDPQHEETGEVDVSYRDASEVFSTGLSLEAELTDALSAQAGLNYFEENREGTYTGGFKKARPGQTPSAVMVLDTPVDSKDDNNRIDADTSVKYKFTDTLTGRIGAYRSEYEKRNKTRAKNFTATTNTKFSADVDITGYEAEATWAATSDHLLVGGAGYREISRNSAAINPDPTSYEFVNDTQRFKAVYLQDEWQITPDLNAIFGARYDDMSDADNKATFRAGLAKQFSSIFKVRVNYAEGYRAPDTAELYVVAPTPGDIPRIGAETVYGTKTTVHELSPEFLRSYELGIGGDYQRFSYEVVLFYNDVSDKIEIERVDVDNDGSEDYQTYVNKPDVDIKGMELNLGYDFGHGVTADFNWTELSTEDGETGKDLLYNPDRTFSIGVDYQVTPTLCLSLTARHIGSQYKSETEKIGSYQLVDISFLKYFGSKQQYELYGGVNNILDESVDKSLGSNTGPYMFVGMRVHF; from the coding sequence ATGAAGATAAAAATGACGGCCTGCCTGTATGCGGCAATACTCATCTCCATGGCTTCCGGCGCAGCTCTGGCGGCAAAAGTGGTCCAGGAAGAAAACCTGGTGGTCACCGCAACAAAGACAGAAAAAGAGGTGGACGGAATCACGGCATCGGTGGATGTGATCACTGCCCAGGATATAAAGATGATGGGCGCATCCACCCTGAAAAACATCATTGAAAAAACCCCGGGCCTGACCCTGCAATATGGCCAGTTTGCCCATGCAAGCTCTAAATCCAAGAGCACCATCTCCATTCGGGGCATGGGGGGCAACGGCACGCTGCTGCTCATTGACGGCAGGCGTATTGCAGGAGAAACCCAGAGTACCTATGAAATGGACAGGATTCCTGCCGGCATGATCGAGCGGATAGAAATTGTTAAAGGCCCCATGAGCACCCTTTACGGATCAGATGCCCTGGGCGGGGTGATCAACATCATCACCAAAAAGGCCGGCCGGAAAAAATTTGCCATGGATATGGATATCTCCACAGGGATGAACGACCAGGGAGACGCAGAGTCGTACAAGGCCGGCATCAATGCCCGGGGACGGGTGGGAAAAGTGGGGTATTCCCTTTATACCAATTACAATAAGACCCGTCCCTATACGAAACCCGAGACCTATTCCTCAAAAGCCCTGAATCCCAAAACCAGCATGCCGGTTACCTCAGATCCCCAGCATGAAGAAACCGGAGAGGTAGACGTTTCTTACCGCGATGCCTCGGAAGTTTTTTCCACAGGACTTTCCCTGGAGGCCGAACTGACAGATGCCCTGAGTGCACAGGCAGGTCTGAATTACTTTGAAGAAAACCGGGAGGGTACTTACACCGGCGGGTTCAAAAAGGCAAGACCCGGGCAGACCCCGTCCGCCGTCATGGTTCTGGATACCCCCGTAGATTCAAAGGACGATAACAACAGGATAGATGCCGATACCTCTGTTAAATACAAATTTACGGATACCCTGACAGGCCGGATAGGCGCCTACCGGTCGGAGTATGAAAAACGCAACAAGACCAGAGCAAAAAATTTTACGGCAACCACGAACACTAAATTCAGTGCGGATGTGGATATCACCGGATATGAAGCGGAGGCAACCTGGGCAGCAACATCTGATCACCTTCTGGTGGGCGGTGCCGGGTACCGGGAAATATCGCGAAATTCTGCCGCCATCAATCCCGATCCCACAAGTTACGAGTTTGTAAACGACACCCAGCGTTTCAAGGCGGTTTATCTCCAGGATGAATGGCAGATCACCCCAGACCTGAATGCCATTTTCGGCGCCCGGTACGATGATATGTCCGATGCGGACAACAAAGCCACTTTTAGAGCCGGACTGGCCAAACAATTTTCTTCCATATTCAAGGTCCGTGTGAACTACGCCGAGGGCTACCGGGCACCGGACACCGCAGAACTTTATGTGGTCGCTCCGACACCAGGCGATATTCCACGGATTGGGGCTGAGACTGTATACGGCACCAAGACCACAGTGCATGAATTGAGTCCTGAATTTTTAAGAAGTTACGAGCTTGGGATTGGCGGAGACTATCAACGTTTCAGCTACGAGGTGGTCCTCTTTTACAACGATGTCAGCGATAAAATTGAAATCGAACGAGTGGACGTTGACAATGACGGAAGTGAGGATTACCAGACCTATGTGAATAAACCGGATGTTGATATCAAAGGCATGGAGCTGAACCTGGGATATGATTTCGGACATGGGGTCACTGCCGACTTCAATTGGACGGAGCTTTCCACCGAAGACGGTGAAACCGGAAAAGATCTGCTCTACAACCCGGACCGGACGTTTTCTATTGGCGTGGACTATCAGGTCACCCCCACGCTTTGCCTTTCACTTACGGCACGGCATATCGGCAGCCAATACAAAAGCGAAACGGAAAAAATAGGTTCCTACCAGCTTGTTGATATCAGTTTTCTCAAATACTTTGGCAGCAAACAACAGTATGAGCTATACGGCGGCGTAAACAATATTCTGGACGAATCCGTGGACAAGTCACTGGGATCAAATACAGGCCCCTATATGTTTGTCGGTATGCGTGTTCATTTTTAA